The segment CGGTTTTGGCGGGAGAGGCTGATGTCCTCCCGCTTTTTTTGCTTGCCCGTTCTTTGTGGGAGCGAATTCATTCGCGAAATGAACCCACGGGCCGCTGCGTAGCCCTTGGCGAATGAATTCGCCCCTACGGGGTATGTACCGGTTAGCCCCTACCTTCGAACTAGTCCGCCGCTACCCAAGAAGGATGGGGCGCCCCGGACCCCCTCCGTAGAATTTCCACATCGCGAACAGGCTTATTGAGTGAGGCCGAGGATGCTCGAAGAACCGGCAGAGGGCGTCGTCACCGCCATGTCCCTGGCCAGCGAGGCGGAGGCCGTGGCCCAGGACCTGGCGCGCCAGCTCATTCACCCGTACCTGGGTTTCGTATTGTTCTTCTGCTCGGCGGAATACGACCTCGAAGCTCTCGGCCAGGCCCTGGAGCAGTACTTCGGCGGCGTGCGGCTGGTGGGTTGCACCAGCGCTGGCGAAATCACGCCCCTGGGCTACGGCCGCAACTGCGTCAGCGCGGTGGGTTTCGACCATCGCAGCTTTTCCATCGCCAGCGCCCTGGTGGACGAGATGGACCGCTTCGGCCTGATCGACGCCCAGCAACTGGTGGAGCGCCTGGTGCAGGACTGCCGGGCCAACTCCCTGGCGCCGATCAAGGGCCACAGCTTCGCCCTGACCCTGCTGGATGGCCTGTCCAGCCGCGAGGAGGTGGTGCTGGCGGCACTCGGCGCGGCCTTCGGCAGCATCCCGCATTTCGGCGGTTCGGCGGCCGACGACCATCACCTCAAGCACACCCACGTCTACTACGAAGGGCGCTTCCACGCTGGCGCGGCGGTGGTGGTGCTGGTGAACACGGCGCTGGATTTCGAGGTGTTCAGCACCCACCACATCCTGCCGGGAACGGAAAAGCTGGTGGTCACCCGCGCCGACAACGCCAGCCGCCGCGTCTTCGAACTGAATGCCGAACCGGCGGCGGAAGTCTATGCGCGGATGATCGGCGTTCCGCTCGGCGCTCTCGACCTGCGCATGTTCGCCGCGCACCCGCTGGCGGTGCGGCTGGGGGATTCGTACTACGTGCGCTCCATCCAGCGGGTCAACCCGGACCTCAGCCTGACCTTCTACTGCGCGGTGGAGAACGGCATCGTCCTGACCGCCATGCGAACCGGACCACTGCTGCCCAACCTCGAGGCGCTGTTCGAGCGTCTTGGTGAGCGGCTCGGCGCGCCCTTGCTGACCATTGGCTGCGACTGCTTCCTGCGTCGCCTGGAAATAGAAAACGATGTAGATGCCGTGGCTCGCACCTCTGAAATCCTGCGTCGGCAGCGGGTCATCGGCTTCAACTCCTATGGAGAGCAGTTCAATGGCATGCACATCAACCAGACCTTCACCGGAGTCGCCATCGGCCGCCGGGGGCGCAATGGAGGCCACTGAACAGCAGGCTCGGCTGGCGGCGCTGGAGGAAGAGAACCGCAAGCTGCGCAGCATCAACGCGGCCCTGATCGAGCGGGTGGAGTCCAGCGCC is part of the Pseudomonas lalkuanensis genome and harbors:
- the nosP gene encoding nitric oxide-sensing protein NosP, whose amino-acid sequence is MLEEPAEGVVTAMSLASEAEAVAQDLARQLIHPYLGFVLFFCSAEYDLEALGQALEQYFGGVRLVGCTSAGEITPLGYGRNCVSAVGFDHRSFSIASALVDEMDRFGLIDAQQLVERLVQDCRANSLAPIKGHSFALTLLDGLSSREEVVLAALGAAFGSIPHFGGSAADDHHLKHTHVYYEGRFHAGAAVVVLVNTALDFEVFSTHHILPGTEKLVVTRADNASRRVFELNAEPAAEVYARMIGVPLGALDLRMFAAHPLAVRLGDSYYVRSIQRVNPDLSLTFYCAVENGIVLTAMRTGPLLPNLEALFERLGERLGAPLLTIGCDCFLRRLEIENDVDAVARTSEILRRQRVIGFNSYGEQFNGMHINQTFTGVAIGRRGRNGGH